The following are from one region of the Camelus dromedarius isolate mCamDro1 chromosome 16, mCamDro1.pat, whole genome shotgun sequence genome:
- the WNT3 gene encoding proto-oncogene Wnt-3: MEPHLLGLLLGLLLCGTRVLAGYPIWWSLALGQQYTSLGSQPLLCGSIPGLVPKQLRFCRNYIEIMPSVAEGVKLGIQECQHQFRGRRWNCTTIDDSLAIFGPVLDKATRESAFVHAIASAGVAFAVTRSCAEGTSTICGCDSHHKGPPGEGWKWGGCSEDADFGVLVSREFADARENRPDARSAMNKHNNEAGRTTILDHMHLKCKCHGLSGSCEVKTCWWAQPDFRAIGDFLKDKYDSASEMVVEKHRESRGWVETLRAKYALFKPPTERDLVYYENSPNFCEPNPETGSFGTRDRTCNVTSHGIDGCDLLCCGRGHNTRTEKRKEKCHCIFHWCCYVSCQECIRIYDVHTCK; this comes from the exons GTCCCTGGCCCTGGGCCAGCAGTACACGTCCCTGGGCTCACAGCCCCTGCTCTGTGGCTCCATCCCAGGCCTGGTCCCCAAGCAACTGCGCTTCTGCCGCAATTACATCGAAATCATGCCCAGTGTGGCTGAGGGTGTGAAGCTGGGCATCCAGGAGTGCCAGCACCAGTTCCGAGGCCGCCGCTGGAACTGCACCACCATTGACGACAGCCTGGCCATCTTCGGGCCCGTCCTCGACAAAG CCACCCGCGAATCAGCCTTTGTGCATGCCATCGCCTCAGCTGGGGTGGCCTTTGCTGTCACACGCTCCTGTGCCGAGGGCACCTCCACCATCTGTGGCTGTGATTCGCATCATAAGGGGCCGCCTGGAGAGGGCTGGAAGTGGGGCGGCTGCAGTGAGGACGCCGACTTCGGGGTGCTCGTGTCTCGGGAGTTTGCCGACGCACGCGAGAACAGGCCGGATGCCCGCTCGGCTATGAACAAGCACAACAACGAGGCTGGCCGCACG ACCATCCTGGACCACATGCACCTCAAGTGCAAGTGCCATGGACTGTCAGGCAGCTGCGAGGTCAAGACCTGCTGGTGGGCCCAGCCCGACTTCCGCGCCATCGGTGACTTCCTCAAGGACAAGTACGACAGCGCCTCAGAGATGGTGGTGGAGAAGCACCGGGAGTCCCGCGGCTGGGTGGAGACCCTCCGTGCCAAGTACGCACTCTTCAAGCCACCCACGGAGCGGGACCTGGTCTACTACGAGAACTCCCCCAACTTTTGCGAGCCCAACCCCGAGACGGGCTCCTTTGGCACCAGGGACCGGACTTGCAATGTCACCTCCCACGGCATCGATGGCTGTGACCTGCTCTGCTGCGGCCGCGGCCACAACACAAGGACGGAGAAGCGCAAGGAGAAATGCCACTGCATCTTCCACTGGTGCTGCTATGTGAGCTGCCAGGAGTGCATCCGCATCTACGACGTGCACACCTGCAAGTAG